In Paraflavitalea devenefica, the following are encoded in one genomic region:
- a CDS encoding zinc metallopeptidase has translation MTPSILIISLIFLGISMLVSGVLKSKFTAYSRVPLSAGLTGSQVAQKMLRDNGIYDVKVVSVDGFLSDHYNPATKTVNLSPDVYNGSSIAAAAVAAHECGHAVQHATAYQWLTMRSKLVPVVQFSSGIVQWILLAGVLLINAFPTLLLAGIILFGLTTLFSLITLPVEFDASNRALAWLNRTNITNQREYPKAKDALKWAALTYVVAAVASIATLVQYVLIFLGGSRDRE, from the coding sequence ATGACACCTTCCATTCTGATTATTTCGCTGATCTTTTTAGGCATCAGTATGCTGGTTTCGGGGGTGCTGAAGAGCAAGTTTACAGCCTATAGCCGGGTACCTTTGTCGGCCGGTTTAACCGGTAGCCAGGTAGCGCAGAAAATGCTGCGTGATAACGGCATATATGACGTGAAAGTCGTGTCGGTTGATGGCTTTTTAAGCGACCACTATAACCCCGCTACTAAAACGGTGAACCTCAGCCCCGATGTGTATAATGGCAGCTCCATTGCAGCGGCTGCTGTAGCGGCCCATGAATGCGGCCACGCGGTACAGCATGCTACTGCTTATCAATGGCTTACCATGCGCAGCAAACTGGTGCCGGTAGTCCAGTTCAGTTCCGGTATTGTGCAGTGGATTTTGCTGGCGGGGGTATTGTTAATCAATGCTTTCCCTACCCTGCTGCTGGCTGGTATTATCCTTTTTGGACTTACGACCCTGTTCTCGCTCATCACGTTACCCGTTGAGTTTGACGCCAGTAACCGGGCCCTGGCCTGGCTGAACCGTACTAATATTACGAATCAGCGGGAATATCCCAAGGCCAAGGATGCGCTGAAATGGGCGGCCCTTACTTATGTGGTCGCGGCGGTGGCTTCTATTGCTACCCTGGTCCAGTATGTCCTTATTTTCCTGGGCGGTAGCCGGGACCGGGAATAA
- a CDS encoding Rne/Rng family ribonuclease: MNKELIINAAPQGVEIALLEDKKLVELHHEKADASFAVGDLYLGKVKKLIPGLNAAFVDVGFEKDAFLHYTDLSPYARSLLKFTQQAINDHSGKEFDFGAFQVEPEIIKTGKINEVLSGKPNILVQILKEPIAAKGPRLSCEISLPGRFVVITPFNDIVAVSRKIHSADERKRLQKIVEAIKPKNFGVIVRTAAEGKNTAELHEDLSMLVETWKAIQSNLKGAVAPAKILSEQTKTTSILRDLLNEDFNKIVINDRNIYNDTRSYIQRIAPEKADIVAFYHNGLPIFDQFGITKQVKAAFGKTVNLPSGAYLIIEHTEALHVIDVNSGYKSVGNNQELNALETNLEAAAEISRQLRLRDLGGIIVVDFIDMKLPDNKRKLLEAMEEFMKPDRAKHAVLPISKFGIMQITRQRMKPEMNINTQEVCPTCAGTGKISSTLLLEDEIEKNMSYLITHQHKDLTLVVHPIMHAYLTKGGWLFRSKQWKWRMKYGQKIKVSENTNYHLTEFHFFDKHEEEIKL; the protein is encoded by the coding sequence TTGAATAAGGAACTAATTATAAATGCTGCACCTCAGGGGGTAGAAATCGCCCTTTTAGAGGATAAAAAACTGGTAGAACTGCATCACGAAAAAGCGGATGCCAGTTTTGCTGTGGGCGACCTTTACCTGGGTAAAGTAAAGAAACTCATTCCCGGCCTTAATGCGGCATTTGTGGATGTAGGCTTTGAAAAAGACGCCTTTCTCCACTATACCGACCTTAGCCCCTACGCACGCTCCTTATTGAAATTCACCCAGCAGGCTATCAACGATCATAGCGGAAAAGAATTTGATTTCGGCGCCTTCCAGGTAGAACCCGAGATCATCAAAACCGGTAAGATCAATGAAGTACTGAGCGGCAAACCCAACATACTGGTGCAGATCCTCAAAGAACCCATCGCTGCCAAAGGCCCCCGCCTGAGCTGCGAAATATCTTTGCCGGGTCGCTTTGTCGTTATTACCCCTTTCAATGATATTGTGGCTGTTTCCCGTAAGATCCATTCTGCCGACGAACGCAAACGGCTGCAGAAGATCGTGGAAGCCATCAAGCCAAAGAACTTTGGCGTCATTGTACGTACGGCTGCCGAAGGGAAAAATACCGCCGAACTGCATGAGGACCTCTCCATGCTGGTGGAAACCTGGAAAGCCATTCAAAGCAACCTCAAGGGTGCAGTAGCGCCAGCCAAAATACTCAGTGAGCAAACCAAGACCACCAGCATCCTGCGCGACCTGCTCAATGAGGATTTCAACAAGATCGTCATCAATGACCGGAATATCTACAATGATACCCGGAGCTATATACAACGTATCGCCCCTGAAAAGGCCGATATCGTAGCTTTTTACCACAATGGCCTGCCCATCTTCGATCAGTTTGGCATTACCAAACAGGTTAAAGCTGCTTTTGGCAAAACCGTCAACCTGCCCAGCGGCGCTTACCTGATCATAGAACATACAGAGGCCCTGCACGTAATAGATGTGAACAGTGGTTACAAAAGTGTTGGCAATAACCAGGAATTAAATGCACTGGAAACCAACCTGGAAGCCGCTGCCGAAATATCACGCCAGCTCCGCCTGCGCGACCTGGGAGGCATCATCGTAGTAGACTTCATTGATATGAAGCTGCCCGACAACAAGCGGAAGCTGTTGGAGGCGATGGAGGAATTCATGAAGCCCGACAGGGCCAAGCATGCCGTACTACCCATCTCCAAATTCGGCATCATGCAGATCACCCGGCAACGGATGAAGCCGGAGATGAACATCAATACACAGGAAGTTTGCCCCACTTGCGCCGGTACCGGCAAAATATCTTCTACCCTGCTGCTGGAAGATGAGATTGAAAAGAACATGAGTTACCTCATTACCCACCAGCATAAAGACCTTACCCTCGTTGTACATCCCATCATGCACGCCTACCTCACCAAGGGTGGCTGGCTCTTCCGTTCAAAACAATGGAAGTGGCGGATGAAATACGGACAGAAGATCAAAGTCAGTGAAAACACCAACTACCACCTCACCGAGTTCCACTTCTTCGACAAGCATGAAGAAGAGATAAAACTCTAA